DNA from Candidatus Poribacteria bacterium:
CCCGTGCATATCGTAAATCACATTAAAAAGACCTATCACAACTATTATTACAAGAAGAATCAAAGGAGAAAAGAATACTAAAAGTGCTGGCAAACAACCTTTTTCTAAAAGAACCCAAAAGAAAAATCCAGTTAGTGCAACTGTTAACAAAATCATCATCATCGCATCTAACATAGAATCAAACCTATTTTCGTTTCAAAGTTCCCCAAGTGGTTATCTTTCTTCTTTTGAGTGACGGTGCCGCTGCCACAATGGCTTCCATCGCCTTTTGTTTCACTATCAGAACATCTATCTCGTCGGTTTTACCATCGCCATTTACATCCGTTTCATACGAATTTTTATGTTTGATAGCACTTCTAACAATCAAAACATCTGATAAATCCACATATCCATCGTTGTTTACATCTGCATCCAACACTTCTATATCGGAATCTTTAAGAGGTTCAAAAAATATAGACCTGTCAATAATTTTTGCTTCACTGAATGTAAACACAAGGTCTTGAATATTTGTTATCAAATCGTTTGGCCCCATTACTTTACGTTTACCATTCTCAAAATTGACTTTTGGGTGACCTAATGCAGGAATATGACCGATTTCATGAGCAAGAGCATGACCAAGAAAAGAGGTATCTTCAGCAGGTAGCGAAATCAAGTAATATCCAAAATCAGAAAACCCTGGTTTGCCATCCCGACCCCATGTTAAATACTGATACCTGCCAACTGCTTTACCACCGAGCCTTTCTGTGCCTTCTATAAAAACAATATCTGCAACATTCTCATTTTTATGATCGCTGATAAGAACCCATAAAGGTGCAAATTCAAACCATATAAGATGGTGATCAGATAAATATTCTTGCAGAGTATGACGGCCTCTATATATTTTTATTTCCTTTTTGTACGCAAAGGTTTTTCTTCCAAAACCATGTCTTTCCATCTCGTTAGCATAGAAAGACTGAACATCACTTAATATCTTTTCAAACTCTTTTAATTTACTTGAATTCGCACGTTCATCAGATGGAATCAAATAAGTAACCTGAAATTCAGGTTGTGCAGAAACAACATACGAAACACTTAACAAGAGATACATCAAAAATACAATTTTTGCTTTCATGATGAAAACTCCTCGCGTTAAACGCGCGTTAATGACGCGAAAATTAAATTCATTTGACAATTCATTAAAATTATCGTATCATTAAAGATTAATAGATGTAGGAGGCAAAAGCCCCCTACCAATATGACAAGCAGCAAAAATCCACAAAAAGAGTAATGCTGTTAGTCGCTTCAAAATAGGGAGGTTTGGATGGCAGTCCATGCCTCCCCTTTCTCAAGTGTAATTATACCCTATTTAGAAAACAAAGTCCAATCTTTTTTACTTGACAGATTTTTTATTCTCTGTTAGAATACTTTTTACTGCAAGTCTGAACCATCTCTCAAGTTCATAGCAGCTGTTGATGTATCACAGCTCTTGAGGGAATCAGGCAGGATCCTGCAGGATCCTGATGAAACCCGCATCCCCCGAAAAGAGATGCGGGTTTCATCGTTAAAGATTTAACAACTAGCTATCCACACGATACTCTTTGTATTTTTGACCTTCCACATATTCCTTCAGAGTCTCCAGTGTTACACCACCAGTTGAAGCTATGAACTTGGAACTCGTCCACAAAGAACGAATTCGCTTTAATCCAAAGAATTCGCGTCTCAAAATCAAGGATGAGTAACCTTTGATTTTGCCAACAACATCGGTTACAGAATATTGTGGATGAATGGATACCAACAGATGCACATGTTCCGGCATTATCTCCAGTGCCGTCACTTCATAGTTGTAATCCTCCTGCTTTTCCATGATTATCTCTTTCAGACGTTCCTGAATCACAGAAGTCAGGATTTGTCGCCTATATTTTGTCACCCAAATTATATGATAATCGCACGCAAAAATTGCATGACGAGACGACTTGTACCGCTGATTAGGACGCACAGACTCATACATTTAAACTACCTCCTTTCATACAAAAAACGCAAATCTTAGCATAGATTTGCGTTTTAACTTGACAAGCCATATTTTATGTATTATTATATAGTGCAAAGGGCAAATGCCCTCCGAAGAGGGCATTTCGCTCTTACAATGTAAACAGCAATCCAACGACCAAATTGAGTTTGCTGTTATAGTTGATTAGATTAAACGCGCATTAATAGATGAAAACTCACGCGATTAATTTAATCTTAATTTTAACATATTCACGCGAAAAAGTCAATATTAACTTTAACGCGTAAGAATTAAAATTAAGGAACCAAAAATGAACGTAGGAATGATACGCCCAGATGAGGCCGCTCCATTGTATTATGATATGAATATGGAGTTGCTATTTTGTTGTGAAACTGATATGGGGATTAAGTTTGGTGTCACAACGTTGAGAGATTTGAGTAGACAATTGGTAAAATACCAAAATGTCCCCACTGGTTGGGAATCCAGTCTTGGTATACAGATTTATAGCTACAGAGATTATTCCTTGAAAGGTAAGAAGTATATCAAGGGAAAATTTCATTCCACCAAGGATATTATCCCTGATTCGGTTGAATTGCGAAATTATATCGCACAGAATTTTATTGATGCGACATTAGCAGTTCAAATGAGTAGAGAATTTAGATGTGAATTTGACAGAAATAGATCTCGTTAAATTTCACAATTAAGATTGGGCTTAGGTGAGGTTTTTCACATCCTAAGCCCAGTTTCATGCACTATGCCCTTAGCATTTTTCACATCTCCAGCCTAAAGGCTGGAGTTTTCAAAAAATGAAAAGACTTTTGATAATGTAAATACCTAAAACGGAAACGAACACGGATAGATACAAGGAGGAGCCCCGATGACAACCTTAAAAGAACTTCGCGTATCCAACGATGCGATGAATGATCCGGAAGAATTGCGTCACCGGATCTCGGAAGAAGGGTATGTCTTCTTCAAGAAACTACAAAATCCCGACAAACTCTGGACGTTGCGGCGAGAGATGCTAACGACGATGCAGGAAGGCGGTTGGCTCGTCGCAGGAACTGACCCCATGGATGGCATCGCCGATATATCCACTCAGTGTACCGAGGGAGACCCCGAATACACGGATGTATACCATGAAGTGTATAAGTTAGAGGCGTTCCACCGTTCTGGGCATTGGCACGAAGTCGTGGATATGGTGGAGAAGATTGTCGGTAGAGAAGTGCTACCGCACCCGCAGAAGATTGCGCGTCTCTGGTTCCCCAAGTACACGGCGCACACCACACCGATACACCAAGACTTCGTCCACTTCCAGGGAAATTTTCAGACCTATACCTGTTGGGCACCCATTGGGGATTGCCCGATAGAATTGGGAGGCTTAGCAGTCCTACCGGGTTCGCATAAAGTCAATAAGGTCATGGAACACCACTTTTCGCTCGGTGCTGGCAGTTTGTGCGTCAATGAGGACGAGTTGTCGGGTGAATGGCATTCCACGAACTATGAGGCCGGTGATACGCTCATCTTCCCTGCTTTGACCATTCACAAGGCACTCCCGAATTTGACCGAGGATCGGCTCCGCGTGTCGCTTGACAATCGTTATCAGGCTGCCGATGACCCGATCGCTGAGCACATGCTCGAACCGCACCTGAACCTCTTCAATTCCCTTACGTGGGAACATGTCTATCGCAACTGGGAGTCCGATGAACTGAAGTATTATTGGAAAGATCATGATCTGACGGTTCTCCCAAGAGACTTCAGTTACGGGAACAAGGGGTTTGAGGAAGCGTTGGAATTGGCAAGCAACGGAGATGAACGCGCCATCCTACACTTAAACCGAGCGGTCAAGCGTGATGCGACAACTGAATTGGCACAACGAGCAACAGCAGTTTTAGAGGAAATCAATGCCACTGATTATCTGAATCGCTGACTACCACTTGTGTGTCGGGGCTTCGGAGAGATTTTTGACGAATCCGTAGGTCCAATCTACGGTCCGATACCCGCAGTTGCTGTAAAAGAGGAACGCGCGGTGGTTATCCCAGGCAGTGCTAATCGCGGCGTGCCGGTATCCGACTTTGTGCATCTCTTGAAGTGCGTATTGGAGCAGATAGCGTCCTAAACCTTGTCCCTGAAAATCGTCCTCAATACCGAGCCAAACGGTATGAAGCCAAACTTGCGCATCAACGTGGCTTGAGAACTCGCCCCCGCAGAGGGATTCACAGATGCCAACCTGTTCACCGTTTTGATGCGCGAGCACCGTGCAGTTCGGGAGTTGTCCACGTCCGTCCTTCCATTCAACAGAAAGCGTTACCGGTAGACTCGAAGGGACGGGTGTAACGGAATAGTCTTCCCAATCCAAAAAAACCTCGCCACTGGAACGGTGGTATCCGTTAAATCCGAGGAGTCCTTGAACTTGATCCAGTGCATCTGATAGATAGGCGTGGTCAAAATGATAGAAACGGTACCGACAATCTTGCGGAAAGGCGAAGATTTGGGAAATGTTAAACCCTTTCAGATGTGCCTCCGCTTTTTCAAGCATGGCTTGCCCAATGCGCCGTGCCCCGCGTTCATAGGCGAAGAACCGAATAACACCTATATCTTCTTCTCTATTATCTCCGATTTGACCGATACCGACGTGAATAAACGCCTGCACTGTACTGTTGGTCATTGCAACAAAGGCAGTTTCAGAGTCAAGTCCACCTTCCTTTTTGTCGGCTTTACCAGTGGTAACCCCGCGTATCGCAGTAGCCAATTCTTCCTCTGTTACTGGATAGCACTTCGGCACGTTGATGGTCATACGGTTGTAAAATTGGGTTAAAGGTGCTTGCATGTCGGGTGTATATTGAAGAATCTCCATCCATTCCTCCTAACGTTTCTCAACTCGGAAACTGGCATCCAATGCCTTCTCAACTCGGACTTGCGATTCTTCAAGATGCGCAAAACTGTAATCGTCGAGAGTGTCTCTGGCATTTTGCAGTACGCGCTGTATTTTACTCCTGATCTGTCCGAGGTGGAGGCGTGCGAGCGACCTCGCATCTTCAGGTGTGCCGCTGTCGGCTTCCAATACCAGTTTGATGAGTTGCTTCAAGTGCTCACGCTGCAAACCCCGACGGAAACTGGAGATGAACGCATCCGAATTCGACCACTGCTTCGCCCCCGCATCCCTGCCGAGTTCGACCCAGACGGCATCCGTAATGCCTGAAAAGAGTTCCGGCAGTGTGAACGCGTCCTCACCCTTAGGGAACTTAAGTTCAGCGTCCTGAACGCGAGAAAGCACCGAGGGATAAAGCATTCGTTCCAAGATGAGGGTTTGATTTCGGAGAATAACATCATGCACCGGATAATCGAAACGTGTAGAGTTCCAACTATCACCTCCCCAATCACTCCAACGGGTAATCGCCAAGCTATTTAGGAGTTCCGGCGAGAAACTGAAGGCTTTATCTGAAAGGGCATATTCCTTGATGAATTGGAGTGCCTCACGTTGTTTCACTGCTGGCACAGGCACGAAGGGTAAACGTCCATTTTCATCACCACGATGATCGCGATGGTGATACTGTCCACCGATGTATCGGCTTGCGAGATACATGGTGAAACCGTGTTCATACAGCAGGCTTCCGAATGCTCGCCTGACACGTTGATAGCCCATCCCCTCTTTTGTAACTTTATCTGCTATTTTGTCCCAGAGTCCCACAACAATTTCACGCCGTTGCTTGGCAAACGCAAGCGGGTCATCACCGAGGTCCCACCGATTTACCAGTGGATCGAGGTCCCTGAAGCGGTACCCATACGCGTCTTCATCTGTGCCATAAGTGAGCTCTGATGATGCAACACGGGAAGCGATCTCCCCCAACGCTTTCAATTCACTTTCGGGTTTGCTGGCATCAATGGGTTTATAGGCGTATTCGACCACCCAGTAATCCCAAGGTCCGATTGTCTTTGTATAGTAATCTCCCTGTTCCTGACCTTCAGGTGCGATATTCACAGCATCGTATTCCATAACGGAGCCGATAAGTGCTTCGCCCTTCTTTTTGTTCAGATCGTCAAGGGAGAATATCGTACTCGCTTTAAAGTTGTGACGGAATCCCAACGTATGTCCGACTTCGTGCATCGTTAAAGTCTTGAGTGCTTCCCCAATGAACTCCTCTGGGAGTTCACCGTCTTCGTCAGCCAAACCTCGCGCCTGCAAGACGCTCGCCATAAAGCCCATCTGCCGTGCTAAGCCGGATGCAATCTGACATTGGAAGTGTGAAGAGTGGTCCATCGGATGGTCGCGTTCATGCGCTACTTCATCAAAAAACGTCATATACTCTCGTTGCCAGTACCGGATCCAACTCTCACCGATAAGGATATCGGCATCCAAGATCTGGCCTGTCAACGGGTTCACGCGAGAGGGACCGATCGCAAATCCTGCGCCGACCATCCAACGAATCGTATTGTACCGCGCATCTTCAGGGTCCCAGTCTTCATGGTTTTGTTGAATCCGCGCCTCAATCGCATCGGCAAATCCTATTTTTTCAAACGCCTTGTTCCATTCCAGAATCCCCTGTCGGACATAGGGACGGTAGCGATGTGGCACGGTTTTTTCGATGTAGAAGATGATCGGTTCTTTCGGGGGCGAAAGTTTCGCCTCCTTGTCCGCTTTCTCCAAATGCCAGCGGTTGACATACCGGATAAAAGGGGCATCACTGGTTTTAGAGGAATAGTCTTTGACCGCTGTCATAAAATGTCCGAGGCGATCATCAGCCAATCGGGGACGATAATTGTTCTCTGGAAGTCCAGCGAGACTGTAGTGCAAGGTCAACTGGATACCCCGACTGTCCGGAATGGCACTCATATTCGTTTGGGAACTATAGACAGCATTGACTTTCAACTCAACGTTCTTCGGGAACGCCTTGACTGCTCCCCATGTGCTGCGCGCTTTGTCGAAGCGGGCATCAGAGGCAATACGGCGTGCCAAAGGCGGTAGGTCGGATATGAAAACCGGAGAGATGTTCACCAGCACGCTCTTCCGTTGCGGATGGATGCTTTCAATCTTGAGGGAGAACAGCACTGAATCGTTATGTCCCAAATCAACCGCTTCTGCAATCGGTGTCCCTTTCTCCGCACGGAACCGCACATTTTTTCGCACCAGATGCACTTTATCACCGACACGCCGCCAGACGAGCATCCACTCTTCCAGCGTCATCCCTGAAAGCAGGCGTCCTTGTCCGAGACCGCGCGCAACGCTAATCATACAGAGAAAAGGCTGGTCCAACTGGGCGGGCTGAATTTCACAATAGAGGTTCTCTTTTTTCTGGTGTAGTTTGAAAAAGCCCTCGTAGCTTTTACTATCTTCGGTAACTTTTGAAAAATCTTCAAACTCTTTCTTCTTTTTGGCGGATACTTCCTGGGTCGTTGGTGTTGTGGTTTGTGCCGCTTCCTGCGCAACTATCGGGAAGCAATAACCCATGACTACGGTTAAACAGATCCAAAAAGTCAATTGGTATCGCATTATCTGTTCTCCTTATTTCATTATTGCATAGACAAATACGCGTGCGTGTTACCAGCGTAAGCGGTTTAGTTGTCTTTTTCCGCTTGGAGGCGTTCAAGGACTCCCAACGCCAAGGCTTATCAAATTGCCAAAGCTTTGGTCATTAAGGATAACACACAAGGTGCGAAATGTCAACTTTCATCACTGTCTTTTGTTATCCCGACGTCACTGATAGTGAACCCGCTGAGTGCCATCGAATGAAAACCTGGGCCAGTCGCGTTCCCAGTTTTCGGAGGCGTAAGGAATATAATGGCACGCCAAGGCGTGTCTCCGGGTTCTCGGCTTCAAAATCTCCGCGCCCCCGTGGATTAACTTTCCGTCAAATAGGACTACATCCCCAGCGTTCACCATTACCTGAACTGCGTCGGTTCCATTTTCGTCGAAAACCTGTTTGACGGTTGGAAAATAACGGTTGTGCTGTTGCAACTCGTAGGTCTCCCCCGGTAGCAAGGTCATCGGCACATCGCTTTTCGTAATCAACCGACCCCGATTTGAACCCGGCTGGACTATTAGCGGTCCATTGTTTTCATCGACACGCACCATCGCAATCCATGCAGACATGCAATCGGGTAGATAATACTGGTCTTGATGCAATGGATGCTCGGATCCTTCATAAAAATGCATCGTTTGGATACCTTCGGGTTCGCCGCCAAAACAGTCCGCGAGGGGTTTATGTAAGCGGGGATTGATCAGCAGATCCAATACGACGGGATCGTAAAGATGCTGATTAAAGGTTCGGGCACCGTATTTATCCTGTTGAAAAAACCCTTCAAGCTCCTTGCGTCCTGCGTGAAGGTCTTCCATGTGTTTAACAAAACGCTGACATTCTTCTTGCGAAAAAACACGCTCAAGAACGAGATACCCATTCTCCTGATAAAACGTTTTTTGTGCCGGTGTCAAACCTGTCTTTTCGGATGCCATTTTTCCTCCTTAAGAAGTTGCAGATTTTTTTAGCCGCTCTTCTTTTTTTATTTTATCACAATCGTTGGTGACAATGTAGTTAAATTCTGAAATATGTCTTGACGGATTGCACGCGCCGTGCTATCCTATCCGAATCAACATTTTCACGAGGAGGACAACCTTTTCTCTCCACAATAATTTTTGTCAGGCCCTACCGGGCTGTGGAGAGTTTCGGTTACCATATTTTTATGCAAGTTGCAGCAATGTTTGGTGAAGGTAGGGGAGGCGTGGTAGATAAACCCGATCCTCAGGCAGCAGGAGATATCGTCGTTGTTAAAATTCGTGCCGTTCCAATGTGTACAGAATATAAAGGATTCATATCTGGTGGCACGGGTGAAAACTTTGGACACGAAGCCGCTGGAGAAGTCGTCGAAGTCGCGCAACCCGGTCGTGTCAAGGTAGGCGACCGCGTGGTTGTTCAACCTCAGAATTCTTGCGGTAAGTGCGAAATGTGTGCGATTGGTGAGCATATCCACTGCCTCAAAGGACGGAACATCCAGGAGACACTCGGTACAGAGCCTGCTTCAGCGACTTACGCGCAGTATATGCACAAAATGGAAGATCTACTATCTCCAATTCCAGACGGTGTGAGCTACGAACACGCTGGAATGGCGTGCTGTGGATTGGGACCGACATTCGGTGCCATGGAGCAGATGCAGGTCAATTCATTAGATACAGTCATGGTTACTGGATTGGGTCCCGTCGGACTTGGCGGGATTGTGAATGCCCGGTATCGCGGGGCGCGTGTTATCGGTGTTGAAAGCCACCCGTATCGCGCCGCACTCGCGAAAAAATTAGGCGCAGACGTTGTCTTTAATCCGATGGATGAAGATATCCTCGATCAGATCCAAGACTTTACGAACGGAGTCGGTGTTGACAAAGCATTGGACTGCTCAGGCGCGTCTGCGGCACACCGGTTGATGGTCGATGCCGCCCGCAGGAAAGGACAGGTCACGTTCGTTGGAGAAGGTGGTGATTTTCCGCTTGGTGCGAGCCGAGACATGATTCGGAAAGGTCTGGTGCTACGTGGGAATTGGCACTATAACCTCGGCGTCTATCCAAAATTGATGCAGGTGATTCAGAGCGTGCCTGAACAGATAGATACGTTTATCACACACACGTTCCCAATGCAGGACGTTCAGACGGCGTGGGAATTGCAAGCAACAGGTGAGTGTGGTAAGGTTGTGCTGGATCCGTGGGCATAGCCTCTTTTTAAATGTTCCCTACGGATCAGGATCAAGGATTCATCCTTCAACGCGTCTTTCAGACGGTCGCGTCTTGGAGACGACGGAGTTTGAGGACGAAAGACGCTTCGTTGAGCTCCACCATATCATAAGAGATCGCTTCCCCTTGA
Protein-coding regions in this window:
- a CDS encoding phytanoyl-CoA dioxygenase family protein, producing MASEKTGLTPAQKTFYQENGYLVLERVFSQEECQRFVKHMEDLHAGRKELEGFFQQDKYGARTFNQHLYDPVVLDLLINPRLHKPLADCFGGEPEGIQTMHFYEGSEHPLHQDQYYLPDCMSAWIAMVRVDENNGPLIVQPGSNRGRLITKSDVPMTLLPGETYELQQHNRYFPTVKQVFDENGTDAVQVMVNAGDVVLFDGKLIHGGAEILKPRTRRHALACHYIPYASENWERDWPRFSFDGTQRVHYQ
- a CDS encoding phytanoyl-CoA dioxygenase family protein, with translation MTTLKELRVSNDAMNDPEELRHRISEEGYVFFKKLQNPDKLWTLRREMLTTMQEGGWLVAGTDPMDGIADISTQCTEGDPEYTDVYHEVYKLEAFHRSGHWHEVVDMVEKIVGREVLPHPQKIARLWFPKYTAHTTPIHQDFVHFQGNFQTYTCWAPIGDCPIELGGLAVLPGSHKVNKVMEHHFSLGAGSLCVNEDELSGEWHSTNYEAGDTLIFPALTIHKALPNLTEDRLRVSLDNRYQAADDPIAEHMLEPHLNLFNSLTWEHVYRNWESDELKYYWKDHDLTVLPRDFSYGNKGFEEALELASNGDERAILHLNRAVKRDATTELAQRATAVLEEINATDYLNR
- a CDS encoding zinc-binding dehydrogenase, giving the protein MQVAAMFGEGRGGVVDKPDPQAAGDIVVVKIRAVPMCTEYKGFISGGTGENFGHEAAGEVVEVAQPGRVKVGDRVVVQPQNSCGKCEMCAIGEHIHCLKGRNIQETLGTEPASATYAQYMHKMEDLLSPIPDGVSYEHAGMACCGLGPTFGAMEQMQVNSLDTVMVTGLGPVGLGGIVNARYRGARVIGVESHPYRAALAKKLGADVVFNPMDEDILDQIQDFTNGVGVDKALDCSGASAAHRLMVDAARRKGQVTFVGEGGDFPLGASRDMIRKGLVLRGNWHYNLGVYPKLMQVIQSVPEQIDTFITHTFPMQDVQTAWELQATGECGKVVLDPWA
- a CDS encoding GNAT family N-acetyltransferase produces the protein MEILQYTPDMQAPLTQFYNRMTINVPKCYPVTEEELATAIRGVTTGKADKKEGGLDSETAFVAMTNSTVQAFIHVGIGQIGDNREEDIGVIRFFAYERGARRIGQAMLEKAEAHLKGFNISQIFAFPQDCRYRFYHFDHAYLSDALDQVQGLLGFNGYHRSSGEVFLDWEDYSVTPVPSSLPVTLSVEWKDGRGQLPNCTVLAHQNGEQVGICESLCGGEFSSHVDAQVWLHTVWLGIEDDFQGQGLGRYLLQYALQEMHKVGYRHAAISTAWDNHRAFLFYSNCGYRTVDWTYGFVKNLSEAPTHKW
- the tnpA gene encoding IS200/IS605 family transposase: MYESVRPNQRYKSSRHAIFACDYHIIWVTKYRRQILTSVIQERLKEIIMEKQEDYNYEVTALEIMPEHVHLLVSIHPQYSVTDVVGKIKGYSSLILRREFFGLKRIRSLWTSSKFIASTGGVTLETLKEYVEGQKYKEYRVDS
- a CDS encoding zinc-dependent metalloprotease, with protein sequence MRYQLTFWICLTVVMGYCFPIVAQEAAQTTTPTTQEVSAKKKKEFEDFSKVTEDSKSYEGFFKLHQKKENLYCEIQPAQLDQPFLCMISVARGLGQGRLLSGMTLEEWMLVWRRVGDKVHLVRKNVRFRAEKGTPIAEAVDLGHNDSVLFSLKIESIHPQRKSVLVNISPVFISDLPPLARRIASDARFDKARSTWGAVKAFPKNVELKVNAVYSSQTNMSAIPDSRGIQLTLHYSLAGLPENNYRPRLADDRLGHFMTAVKDYSSKTSDAPFIRYVNRWHLEKADKEAKLSPPKEPIIFYIEKTVPHRYRPYVRQGILEWNKAFEKIGFADAIEARIQQNHEDWDPEDARYNTIRWMVGAGFAIGPSRVNPLTGQILDADILIGESWIRYWQREYMTFFDEVAHERDHPMDHSSHFQCQIASGLARQMGFMASVLQARGLADEDGELPEEFIGEALKTLTMHEVGHTLGFRHNFKASTIFSLDDLNKKKGEALIGSVMEYDAVNIAPEGQEQGDYYTKTIGPWDYWVVEYAYKPIDASKPESELKALGEIASRVASSELTYGTDEDAYGYRFRDLDPLVNRWDLGDDPLAFAKQRREIVVGLWDKIADKVTKEGMGYQRVRRAFGSLLYEHGFTMYLASRYIGGQYHHRDHRGDENGRLPFVPVPAVKQREALQFIKEYALSDKAFSFSPELLNSLAITRWSDWGGDSWNSTRFDYPVHDVILRNQTLILERMLYPSVLSRVQDAELKFPKGEDAFTLPELFSGITDAVWVELGRDAGAKQWSNSDAFISSFRRGLQREHLKQLIKLVLEADSGTPEDARSLARLHLGQIRSKIQRVLQNARDTLDDYSFAHLEESQVRVEKALDASFRVEKR